Proteins encoded together in one Terriglobus sp. TAA 43 window:
- the ndk gene encoding nucleoside-diphosphate kinase: MSQRTFSIVKPDAVRKGHTGAILAKIEEAGFKIVSIKKMSLTDEQAQGFYHVHSERPFFKDLTKFMSSGPIFPMVLEKDNAIADLRKLMGATNPANAEEGTIRKQFAASIEENAIHGSDAEDTAAFEIGYFFAGYEVK; encoded by the coding sequence ATGTCGCAGCGCACGTTTTCCATCGTCAAGCCGGACGCCGTCCGCAAGGGTCACACCGGCGCCATCCTCGCCAAAATTGAAGAGGCTGGTTTCAAGATCGTCTCCATCAAGAAGATGTCGCTGACCGACGAGCAGGCGCAGGGCTTCTATCACGTTCACAGCGAGCGTCCGTTCTTTAAGGACCTGACCAAGTTCATGTCCTCCGGCCCCATCTTTCCCATGGTTCTGGAGAAGGACAACGCAATTGCTGACCTGCGCAAGCTGATGGGCGCCACCAACCCGGCCAACGCCGAGGAAGGCACCATCCGCAAGCAGTTCGCCGCATCCATCGAAGAGAACGCGATCCACGGCTCCGATGCCGAGGACACCGCAGCCTTCGAAATCGGCTACTTCTTCGCCGGTTACGAAGTAAAGTAG